One Heterodontus francisci isolate sHetFra1 chromosome 37, sHetFra1.hap1, whole genome shotgun sequence genomic window carries:
- the LOC137352146 gene encoding lysophosphatidic acid receptor 6 translates to MNNSHEFSADLNCSYEAQFQYHLFPVVYSIVFILGLIGNVSALCLLTKKMKKASPSYVYITNLAVVDIIYVCTLPFRIYYHIKKNDWPFGDITCRITGTLYFANIYISIAFLSLICIDRYIAVVHPRKYIRMRNTHCSKITSMLVWVLSLAIMLPLVFGGSLNSTFKNNMTACFENFDPETWNKRMAVYNIVALLFGFVIPFTVIMIFYPLAANKIAQLKSSPYKEKALTTIRVILVISVVCFIPYHVTHLLYFLTRLDFIRNCAFSSFLYKTRRITMALVSLNSCLDPLIYYFTTNHFKLNYDRRKRSAQKVYTIAWHNI, encoded by the coding sequence ATGAACAATTCACACGAGTTTTCCGCAGACTTGAACTGCAGTTATGAGGCTCAATTTCAGTACCATTTATTTCCAGTAGTCTACAGTATTGTGTTCATTCTGGGATTGATTGGAAATGTCTCGGCCTTGTGTCTACTGACCAAGAAAATGAAGAAAGCCTCCCCGTCCTACGTGTACATTACAAACCTGGCTGTCGTTGACATTATTTACGTTTGCACCTTGCCCTTTAGAATCTACTATCACATAAAAAAGAATGACTGGCCTTTTGGGGACATAACCTGCCGGATTACAGGGACCCTCTATTTTGCCAACATATACATCAGCATCGCCTTTCTCAGCCTCATTTGCATAGACCGTTATATCGCAGTGGTTCACCCAAGAAAATACATCAGGATGAGAAATACACACTGCTCAAAGATAACCTCGATGTTGGTGTGGGTGCTCTCCCTGGCTATCATGCTTCCCCTAGTCTTTGGCGGGTCACTGAACTCCACTTTCAAAAACAACATGACAGCTTGCTTTGAAAACTTCGACCCCGAGACCTGGAACAAGAGGATGGCTGTGTATAATATTGTGGCGCTCTTGTTTGGTTTTGTCATTCCGTTTACAGTCATCATGATATTTTACCCTTTGGCAGCCAACAAAATAGCCCAACTTAAAAGCAGCCCCTACAAAGAAAAGGCCTTGACAACGATCCGGGTCATTTTGGTGATCTCGGTTGTTTGTTTTATCCCTTATCATGTCACCCATTTGCTCTATTTCCTCACTCGCTTGGACTTCATTCGAAACTGTGCTTTCAGCAGCTTTCTCTACAAGACCAGGCGAATTACCATGGCCTTAGTCAGCCTCAACAGCTGCTTAGACCCTCTGATATATTATTTTACAACCAATCATTTTAAGTTAAATTATGATAGAAGGAAGAGATCGGCCCAGAAGGTTTACACCATTGCCTGGCATAATATTTGA